A section of the Paenibacillus aurantius genome encodes:
- the rpsK gene encoding 30S ribosomal protein S11, with protein sequence MAKPKTKVARTKRRDRKNIETGVAHIRSTFNNTIVTITDPHGNAISWASSGNLGFKGSRKSTPFAAQMAAESAAKTAMEHGMKVVEVMVKGPGAGREAAIRSLQAAGLEVNLIKDVTPIPHNGCRPPKRRRV encoded by the coding sequence ATGGCAAAACCAAAAACAAAAGTTGCCCGTACCAAACGTCGTGACCGGAAAAACATTGAAACGGGAGTAGCTCATATCCGCTCTACGTTCAATAATACGATCGTTACCATTACGGATCCGCACGGAAATGCGATTTCCTGGGCCAGCTCCGGTAACCTCGGTTTCAAAGGCTCGCGTAAAAGCACTCCGTTCGCCGCTCAAATGGCTGCTGAGTCCGCTGCCAAAACCGCTATGGAGCATGGCATGAAAGTCGTTGAAGTTATGGTTAAAGGTCCTGGTGCCGGACGTGAAGCCGCTATTCGTTCGCTTCAAGCCGCTGGTCTGGAAGTTAACCTGATCAAGGACGTAACGCCTATTCCGCATAACGGCTGCCGCCCGCCTAAACGTCGTCGTGTCTAA
- a CDS encoding DNA-directed RNA polymerase subunit alpha, which translates to MIEIEKPKIETVTLSEEGTYGKFVVEPLERGYGTTLGNSLRRILLSSLPGAAVNSVHIDGVLHEFSTIPGVMEDVTEIILNLKGLSLKIHSDEEKILEIDAEGEGRITAGDIRADSDVEVLNPDLHLATLGPDARVHMRIHASRGRGYVQADKNKRDDQPIGVIPIDSIYTPITRVNYTVENTRVGQVTNYDKLTLEVWTDGSIRPEEAVSIGAKILTEHLYLFVGLTDEAKDAEIMVEKEEDKKEKVLEMTIEELDLSVRSYNCLKRAGINTVQELITKTEEDMMKVRNLGRKSLEEVQEKLEELGLGLRMEE; encoded by the coding sequence ATGATAGAAATCGAAAAGCCGAAAATAGAGACCGTTACGTTAAGTGAAGAAGGCACCTACGGCAAATTCGTCGTAGAACCGCTGGAACGCGGATACGGAACGACTCTCGGCAACTCTTTGCGTAGAATTCTTCTTTCTTCGCTACCGGGTGCAGCGGTAAATTCCGTTCATATCGATGGGGTTCTTCATGAATTCTCGACGATCCCTGGTGTTATGGAAGATGTTACGGAGATTATCCTGAACCTTAAGGGACTATCGTTAAAGATTCATTCCGACGAAGAGAAGATTCTAGAAATTGATGCCGAAGGCGAAGGAAGAATTACGGCCGGTGACATTCGGGCAGATAGTGACGTTGAGGTATTGAACCCTGACCTTCATCTGGCTACGCTCGGTCCTGACGCCCGTGTACACATGAGAATTCATGCAAGCAGGGGCCGAGGTTACGTACAGGCCGATAAAAATAAACGCGACGACCAGCCGATCGGTGTTATTCCGATTGACTCCATCTACACTCCGATTACCCGTGTTAACTACACGGTGGAGAATACCCGGGTAGGCCAGGTTACCAACTATGATAAACTGACCCTCGAAGTATGGACGGATGGAAGCATTCGGCCGGAAGAAGCCGTCAGCATCGGCGCGAAAATTTTGACCGAGCACTTGTACTTGTTCGTTGGTCTGACCGACGAAGCCAAGGACGCCGAGATTATGGTAGAGAAGGAAGAGGACAAGAAAGAGAAGGTTCTCGAGATGACTATCGAGGAGCTGGATCTTTCGGTACGTTCCTACAACTGCCTAAAGCGTGCTGGCATCAACACGGTGCAGGAACTCATCACCAAAACCGAAGAAGACATGATGAAAGTCCGGAACCTCGGACGCAAGTCTTTGGAGGAAGTTCAAGAGAAACTCGAGGAGCTCGGTTTAGGGCTTCGCATGGAAGAGTAG
- the rplQ gene encoding 50S ribosomal protein L17, with product MAYQKLGRDSSARKALFRDLVTDLFIQERIQTTEAKAKEVRSIAEKLITLAKRGDLHARRQAAAFVRREQANDDQDAIQKLFSELATRYSERPGGYTRILKLGPRRGDAAPMVYLELVDRA from the coding sequence ATGGCATATCAAAAACTGGGTCGTGACTCCAGCGCACGTAAAGCTTTGTTCCGTGACTTGGTAACCGACTTATTCATACAGGAACGCATTCAAACGACTGAAGCCAAAGCGAAGGAAGTAAGATCCATCGCCGAGAAGCTGATCACGCTGGCAAAGCGCGGGGACCTGCATGCTCGCCGTCAAGCAGCTGCATTCGTACGCCGTGAGCAAGCTAACGACGATCAGGACGCAATCCAAAAGCTATTCTCTGAATTGGCCACTCGCTATTCCGAGCGTCCAGGCGGATACACTCGTATCTTGAAACTGGGGCCGCGCCGCGGAGATGCAGCTCCTATGGTATATTTGGAACTAGTGGATCGCGCTTAA
- the truA gene encoding tRNA pseudouridine(38-40) synthase TruA: MRNLVMVVSYDGSAYSGFQVQPKDTTVQGKLEEAVRVLTGEQVKIHGSGRTDAGVHAREQVIHFHTESQIPVQRWRLAMNARLPSDIVVKSVREAPLDFHSRRSAKRKTYRYTIQRTRYADVFTRHLAFFHPTPLDLEAMRQALVLFEGEHDFSSFCSTRRPDGSHVRTIYETAFDFRPEPDAGDGDAGVIHIYMTGNGFLHNMVRIIIGTLIEVGEGKRPSSDMPAILAAMDRKKAGPTAMAHGLMLWKVEY, from the coding sequence ATGAGAAACTTGGTTATGGTCGTCAGCTACGATGGCTCCGCTTATTCGGGGTTCCAGGTGCAGCCCAAGGACACCACGGTTCAGGGCAAACTGGAAGAAGCCGTCCGGGTACTGACGGGCGAACAGGTGAAGATTCATGGGTCGGGTAGAACCGACGCGGGAGTGCACGCTAGGGAACAGGTGATCCACTTTCATACGGAATCCCAGATCCCGGTACAGCGCTGGAGACTTGCCATGAACGCCCGGCTTCCTTCCGATATTGTTGTGAAGTCGGTCAGAGAAGCTCCGCTGGACTTTCACTCCCGCCGCTCCGCCAAACGCAAAACCTACCGGTACACCATTCAACGGACGCGCTATGCAGACGTTTTTACCCGACATCTCGCTTTTTTTCACCCTACACCGCTCGATCTTGAAGCCATGCGTCAGGCGCTAGTGCTTTTTGAAGGGGAGCATGACTTTTCTTCTTTTTGCTCCACCAGGAGACCGGATGGATCACACGTGCGTACCATTTACGAGACAGCCTTTGACTTTCGACCAGAACCCGATGCCGGGGATGGTGACGCAGGTGTGATCCATATCTACATGACCGGTAACGGCTTCCTTCATAATATGGTGCGGATTATCATCGGAACATTAATTGAAGTCGGGGAAGGCAAAAGACCCAGCTCGGACATGCCGGCCATTCTAGCCGCTATGGACCGCAAGAAGGCTGGCCCGACGGCAATGGCTCATGGATTGATGCTGTGGAAAGTGGAGTACTGA
- the rplM gene encoding 50S ribosomal protein L13, protein MSTTYMAKPNEVERKWYIIDAEGKTLGRLASEAASIIRGKHKPQFTPHVDTGDFVIVINASKVVLTGKKLQNKMYYRHSMYPGGLKVTSAQDMLKNKPERMLELAIHGMLPKTRLGNSLKTKLKVYAGTEHPHEAQKPEVWELRG, encoded by the coding sequence ATGAGTACCACATATATGGCTAAGCCAAATGAAGTTGAGCGCAAATGGTACATTATTGACGCCGAAGGCAAAACTTTGGGACGTCTGGCCAGCGAAGCGGCAAGCATCATCCGCGGCAAGCATAAGCCGCAGTTCACTCCGCACGTAGACACCGGAGACTTCGTGATCGTCATTAATGCCAGCAAGGTCGTCTTGACCGGTAAGAAACTGCAGAACAAAATGTACTACCGTCACTCCATGTACCCAGGCGGACTGAAAGTAACCTCCGCTCAAGACATGCTGAAGAACAAACCCGAGCGTATGCTGGAGCTTGCCATTCACGGAATGCTTCCCAAAACCCGCCTCGGCAACAGCCTCAAAACCAAGTTGAAAGTGTATGCCGGTACGGAGCATCCACACGAAGCACAAAAACCAGAAGTTTGGGAACTTCGCGGATAA
- the rpsI gene encoding 30S ribosomal protein S9 codes for MAQVQYYGTGRRKHSVARVRLVPGEGRIVINKRDLNEYFGLETLKLIVKQPLNLTETLGKYDVLVIAHGGGTTGQAGAIRHGISRALLKADPEFRGSLKKAGFLTRDPRMKERKKYGLKAARRAPQFSKR; via the coding sequence ATGGCACAAGTGCAATACTATGGAACCGGTCGTCGTAAGCATTCGGTAGCGCGTGTGCGCTTGGTACCGGGCGAAGGACGAATCGTAATCAACAAGCGTGATTTGAATGAATATTTCGGTCTGGAAACGCTGAAGCTGATCGTTAAGCAGCCGCTGAACCTTACCGAAACCCTGGGCAAATACGATGTTCTGGTTATCGCTCATGGCGGCGGAACCACTGGCCAAGCCGGCGCGATCCGTCATGGCATCTCCCGTGCTCTTCTGAAGGCAGACCCGGAATTCCGCGGCTCCCTGAAGAAAGCTGGATTCCTGACTCGTGACCCTCGTATGAAAGAGCGTAAGAAATACGGCTTGAAAGCCGCTCGTCGCGCTCCTCAGTTCTCGAAACGTTAA